A stretch of Eleutherodactylus coqui strain aEleCoq1 chromosome 2, aEleCoq1.hap1, whole genome shotgun sequence DNA encodes these proteins:
- the LOC136611345 gene encoding E3 ubiquitin/ISG15 ligase TRIM25-like: MASANLRTELECSICLHIYTDPVTLRCGHNFCRVCIDQFLNTQNGSGVYSCPECREEFQKRPELRRNITLCNVVENFLSTQPHQKEITEIRCTYCVDSPVPAVKSCLLCEASLCNKHLKVHSKSAEHVLTEPRTSVESRKCSVHQKILEYYCTEDAACICVSCCLIGQHQGHKMESLDEASEKKKEKLRNFLQKLTRRREKTEERVQSLEKRRTKAQEKSSVEVERVTALFIDIRRRLDDLEKRELNEISRQEERVSLSLTDVIQKLEVKKDELSRKMRHIEELCNMTDPLTVLQEPDTGDLCDPDEDIGGHDVGSKDMRGHDGGDEDTVGHNEGDDVTEGHNGGDEVIRGHDGRDEDTGGHNGCDEDTEGLYRPEEDTGRYDGGDEDTGGHDKTHDVDVITRMLHAGFSDLMAYLQTISSVKPKAMWPQPHSVRSPPSHTQDLPLSGTKYGGDDVIVRNRDVRGEVTATAWGGIYGKDPADILLDVNTAGNKTLISDNRKTVTWTEISQNRLETSERFQYHQVMSRRGFTSGKHSWDLEIGRSGVWRVGMCYPSIDRRGHQSVIGGNNKSWGLCGGRGYNDNQYAVIHDNELLRLPHQISSDRVRICLDYEAGRLSFYKLCVPIRHLHTFTASFTEPLHAVLRVWRGYINISGNSSCEEPSS, from the coding sequence ATGGCGTCTGCTAATCTCAGAACGGAGCTGGAATGTTCCATCTGTCTGCACATTTATACAGATCCTGTAACCctgagatgtggacacaacttctgccGGGTCTGTATTGATCAGTTCCTGAATACACAGAACGGCTCTGGAGTTTATTCCTGTCCTGAATGTAGAGAAGAGTTCCAGAAGCGGCCTGAGCTAAGGAGAAACATAACGCTGTGTAATGTAGTAGAGAACTTCCTATCTACTCAGCCACATCAGAAGGAGATCACCGAGATCCGctgcacttactgtgtggactCTCCTGTACCTGCTGTTAAATCCTGTCTGTTGTGTGAAGCTTCACTGTGTAATAAACACCTGAAAGTTCACAGCAAGTCAGCAGAACACGTCCTCACTGAGCCCAGAACTTCAGTGGAGAGCAGAAAATGTTCTGTCCATCAGAAGATCCTTGAATATTACTGCACTGAGGACGCTGCTTGTATCTGTGTGTCCTGCTGTCTGATTGGACAACACCAGGGACATAAGATGGAGTCTCTAGATGAGGCCTCtgagaagaaaaaggagaaactGAGAAATTTTCTGCAGAAACTGACCAGAAGGAGAGAGAAAACTGAGGAAAGAGTCCAAAGTCTAGAGAAACGGAGGACAAAAGCTCAAGAAAAATCATCTGTAGAAGTAGAGCGAGTCACTGCCCTTTTTATAGACATCAGGAGACGGCTGGATGACCTGGAGAAGAGGGAACTGAATGAGATATCCAGGCAGGAAGAACGGGTGTCACTGTCACTGACTGATGTGATCCAGAAACTGGAAGTAAAGAAGGAcgagctgtccaggaagatgagacACATTGAGGAGCTGTGTAACATGACTGATCCACTGACTGTCTTACAAGAGCCAGACACAGGTGACTTGTGTGATCCTGACGAGGACATAGGAGGACATGATGTAGGTAGTAAGGAcatgaggggacatgatggaggtgacgAGGACACAGTGGGACATAATGaaggtgatgatgtcacagagggacaTAATGGAGGTGATGAGGTCATAAGGGGACATGATGGACGTGATGAGGACACAGGAGGACATAATGGATGTGATGAGGACACAGAAGGACTTTATAGACCTGAGGAGGACACAGGAAGATATGATGGAGGTGATGAGGACACAGGGGGACATGATAAGACACATGATGTAGATGTAATTACACGGATGTTACATGCAGGTTTTTCTGATTTAATGGCATATCTACAGACCATCTCATCTGTGAAACCAAAGGCAATGTGGCCACAACCCCATAGCGTCCGATCTCCACCAAGTCATACACAGGATTTACCTCTATCGGGTACAAAATATGGGGGTGATGATGTAATAGTCAGGAATAGGGATGTTCGGGGGGAGGTAACGGCTACAGCATGGGGTGGGATCTATGGGAAGGATCCTGCAGACATATTATTGGATGTAAACACAGCTGGTAATAAGACTCTTATATCAGACAATCGAAAAACTGTAACCTGGACAGAAATATCACAAAATCGTCTAGAAACATCAGAGAGATTCCAGTATCATCAGGTGatgagcaggaggggatttacTTCAGGAAAACATTCCTGGGATTTGGAGATCGGCAGATCAGGGGTGTGGAGGGTGGGGATGTGTTACCCCAGTATAGACAGGAGGGGGCATCAGTCAGTCATTGGTGGTAATAACAAGTCCTGGGGTTTATGTGGAGGTCGGGGGTATAATGATAATCAGTATGCAGTgatacatgacaatgaattgcTTCGGTTGCCTCACCAGATCTCCAGTGATAGAGTGAGGATCTGTCTGGATTATGAGGCTGGGCGGCTGTCCTTTTACAAGCTGTGTGTCCccatcagacacttacacaccttcACGGCCTCCTTCACCGAGCCCCTTCATGCTGTGTTAAGAGTGTGGAGAGGTTACATAAACATATCAGGGAATAGCAGCTGTGAGGAGCCATCATCATAG